The following proteins are encoded in a genomic region of Montipora foliosa isolate CH-2021 chromosome 8, ASM3666993v2, whole genome shotgun sequence:
- the LOC138012768 gene encoding tripartite motif-containing protein 2-like isoform X1 yields the protein MLKNCENHTSKKPEFVGGAGQAMREKLRARIRQKVHNSPRAEVDENVNTLNKGPRMERMKRERDGTTPPQIYHKTWVKAKQQAPPEKNHKDKIPNGRSKGEIIEHIASTAKGNVAIQETSKKDKRKSAFENRGKRRLENTPGNIQGQIDVESETHNVRHNSKSTERTSERQRMSREKNTHAKHKEDGFSNGMLPGQVKTLPGSEDLDKPATKSQKHATKSSKTSFLSSLVKLKEALQAQSKDDDAKDIKQSPQVEKTHSLGIEGHQAKRADPTMWRITTTRKLAEFEQKMASVRDDTHDMHPMMMDNPVFATGSSVNLFCPLCHEMFINPRLLPCLHTFCKRCLENLVVPRSSTLTCPACRTDVILKERGVGAFPPNFVVTTMMDVAAVRAHDKNPIMCSSCEDKLPAAARCIECMDFLCHDCRNAHMRLRLTKTHRVVSIDELKSSPRPEDLLHRPIFCMEHAQEKLRYFCESCEKAICRECTMTSHSTERHKYTQLTDTIDKQTQTIAQLADKLKRKVPVVTQSTKDVEEVTCRLEARAEVAKSEIQKCFPRILKALQDREKGMMSEVENMVQRKSKVLGLQQERLENELKRLTATCNFTEEVLRHGNSVEILVIKKQLCDRLNELITAKFQGDPEENDIIYFSANQDEVLKALENLGQIKTSNAFPAMCTVADDMKCATKGRKSKFTVVTRDHSGAQCSGGGEDVLVDVYTSDGRTVPAEVRPLGSYPGSSSSHALSRYNSQNVEDHKNGSYGVTYSPSTAGMHKVSVTVRDKHIQGSPFKVNVLTSGEAYLKFGKKGTEIGEFNGIFGVAVDDEGHIIITDCHNHRVQVFNQNGGFMFQFGRKGEGSGQFQCPTGVGVDPDGRIVVCERLGSRIQIFDRDGMFLHKFSVPDLKASTLAVDANRRIIVADSANRCIHVISLDTGQSFKFGSFGDGNGELNYPCYVAVNSQGHIIVSDMHSHRIQVFDPRGRFMFNFGRKGSHDGELMRPTGVAVGHDGNIIVADRDNHRIQVFSSEGRFITKFGTKGDGDGQLNDPHGLALTPEGNIVVADFRNNRVQLFGQPA from the exons ATGTTGAAAAATTGTGAGAACCACACTTCAAAGAAACCTGAATTTGTGGGCGGAGCGGGACAAGCTATGCGGGAAAAACTTCGCGCAAGAATACGGCAGAAAGTTCACAACTCGCCGAGAGCAGAGGTTGACGAAAATGTCAATACTTTGAACAAGGGGCCCCGAATGGAAAGAATGAAACGAGAACGAGATGGAACCACGCCTCCGCAG ATTTATCATAAAACTTGGGTGAAAGCGAAACAACAGGCTCCACCAGAGAAGAATCACAAGGACAAGATACCGAATGGCCGCTCCAAAGGAGAAATTATTGAACACATAGCCTCAACCGCCAAAGGAAATGTTGCCATCCAAGAAACTAGCAAAaaggacaaaagaaaatcaGCTTTTGAGAACAGAGGGAAACGAAGACTTGAAAACACTCCTGGAAATATTCAAGGTCAAATTGATGTCGAAAGCGAAACACATAACGTACGGCATAATTCGAAGAGTACCGAGAGAACCAGTGAAAGACAAAGAATGAGTCGTGAAAAAAACACTCATGCTAAACACAAAGAAGATGGGTTTAGCAACGGCATGCTGCCTGGCCAAGTCAAAACTCTCCCGGGATCGGAAGACTTGGATAAACCTGCGACAAAGTCTCAA AAACACGCTACCAAGTCAAGTAAAACATCGTTTTTGTCTTCACTTGTGAAACTAAAAGAAGCTCTGCAAGCTCAGAGCAAAGATGATGATGCCAAAGACATTAAGCAG AGTCCACAAGTAGAAAAAACGCACTCTCTTGGGATCGAAGGCCACCAAGCAAAAAGAGCTGATCCAACCATGTGGAGAATAACCACAACACGAAAGCTGGCAGAATTT GAGCAGAAGATGGCGTCGGTTCGAGATGACACCCATGACATGCATCCGATGATGATGGACAATCCAGTATTTGCCACTGGAAGTTCAGttaatttattttgtccttTGTGTCATGAGATGTTCATTAACCCTCGCCTTCTTCCTTGTCTACACACCTTTTGCAAGAGATGTTTGGAAAATCTGGTAGTTCCAAGGTCAAGTACCCTCACTTGCCCGGCTTGCAGGACAGATGTGATTCTTAAA GAGCGAGGTGTGGGCGCTTTCCCGCCAAATTTTGTGGTAACCACCATGATGGATGTTGCAGCAGTGCGCGCGCATGACAAAAATCCAATCATGTGCAGCAGTTGTGAAGACAAACTTCCTGCGGCTGCGCGGTGCATTGAATGCATGGATTTTCTCTGCCATGACTGCAGGAATGCCCACATGAGACTGAGGCTTACCAAGACACACAGA GTGGTATCTATAGATGAACTCAAATCCAGTCCACGCCCTGAAGATTTGCTTCATCGACCAATCTTCTGCATGGAGCACGCACAGGAAAAGCTAAG GTATTTCTGTGAAAGCTGCGAGAAAGCCATCTGCCGAGAATGTACAATGACCTCACATTCAACAGAACGCCATAAATACACTCAGCTTACTGATACAATTGATAAACAGACACAGACCATCGCGCAACTCGCAGACAAACTCAAGAGGAAAGTCCCTGTTGTCACGCAATCCACTAAAGACGTTGAAGAGGTGACATGTCGCCTTGAAGCTCGAGCAGAGGTGGCAAAGTCTGAAATTCAGAAATGTTTTCCGCGAATTTTGAAAGCATTGCAAGACCGAGAAAAGGGAATGATGTCTGAGGTCGAAAATATGGTGCAAAGAAAATCCAAAGTGTTGGGACTGCAACAAGAAAGATTGGAAAACGAGCTGAAACGTCTTACTGCAACCTGCAACTTTACAG AGGAAGTCCTGAGGCACGGGAATTCCGTGGAAATTCTCGTCATTAAGAAGCAGCTTTGTGACCGACTAAACGAACTCATCACCGCCAAGTTCCAGGGCGATCCCGAGGAAAATGACATTATCTACTTCTCGGCCAATCAGGATGAGGTGCTAAAGGCTCTGGAGAACTTAGGACAGATAAAAACTAGCAATGCGTTTCCAGCAATGTGCACTGTAGCAGATGATATGAAATGCGCTACTAAAGGAAGAAAATCTAAATTCACAGTCGTCACTCG TGATCACAGTGGTGCCCAGTGCTCTGGCGGTGGTGAGGATGTGTTGGTTGATGTGTATACGTCTGACGGGAGAACAGTGCCTGCCGAAGTAAGACCACTTGGCTCCTACCCAGGCTCCTCTTCATCACACGCTCTCTCGCGCTACAACTCACAAAAT GTCGAAGACCACAAGAACGGTTCATATGGTGTAACATACAGTCCATCTACTGCTGGTATGCATAAG GTTTCAGTGACGGTGCGAGATAAGCACATTCAAGGAAGCCCTTTCAAAGTGAATGTTCTCACCAGTGGAGAAGCGTACTTGAAATTCGGAAAGAAGGGGACCGAAATAGGCGAGTTTAATGGCATATTCGGCGTGGCTGTTGACGACGAAGGTCATATAATCATCACAGATTGTCATAACCATAGAGTGCAGGTTTTCAATCAAAACGGAGGCTTCATGTTCCAGTTTGGACGCAAAGGGGAAGGCAGCGGACAGTTCCAGTGCCCCACCGGGGTGGGGGTGGATCCTGATGGGCGCATCGTTGTGTGTGAAAGACTTGGAAGCAGAATACAG ATATTTGACAGAGATGGAATGTTTCTTCACAAGTTCTCGGTCCCAGATCTAAAGGCTTCTACACTGGCAGTCGACGCCAACAGAAGAATCATTGTTGCGGATTCAGCTAATCGTTGTATTCACGTGATTTCTCTGGATACAG GTCAATCATTTAAGTTTGGTTCTTTTGGTGACGGCAATGGCGAGCTGAATTACCCGTGTTACGTAGCGGTCAATTCTCAAGGACACATTATTGTGTCGGACATGCACAGCCATCGTATTCAG GTATTTGATCCGCGCGGCCGTTTTATGTTCAATTTTGGCCGCAAGGGGAGTCACGACGGGGAGTTGATGCGCCCCACAGGGGTGGCTGTTGGTCATGATGGTAATATTATAGTTGCCGACAGAGACAATCATCGCATTCAAGTATTCTCTAGTGAGGGCCGCTTCATTACCAAGTTTGGCACTAAGGGGGACGGGGACGGGCAGCTGAATGATCCTCATGGCCTCGCACTCACGCCCGAAGGCAATATAGTTGTTGCAGACTTTCGAAATAATCGTGTTCAACTGTTTGGGCAGCCAGCTTGA
- the LOC138012768 gene encoding tripartite motif-containing protein 2-like isoform X2 — MLKNCENHTSKKPEFVGGAGQAMREKLRARIRQKVHNSPRAEVDENVNTLNKGPRMERMKRERDGTTPPQIYHKTWVKAKQQAPPEKNHKDKIPNGRSKGEIIEHIASTAKGNVAIQETSKKDKRKSAFENRGKRRLENTPGNIQGQIDVESETHNVRHNSKSTERTSERQRMSREKNTHAKHKEDGFSNGMLPGQVKTLPGSEDLDKPATKSQKHATKSSKTSFLSSLVKLKEALQAQSKDDDAKDIKQSPQVEKTHSLGIEGHQAKRADPTMWRITTTRKLAEFEQKMASVRDDTHDMHPMMMDNPVFATGSSVNLFCPLCHEMFINPRLLPCLHTFCKRCLENLVVPRSSTLTCPACRTDVILKERGVGAFPPNFVVTTMMDVAAVRAHDKNPIMCSSCEDKLPAAARCIECMDFLCHDCRNAHMRLRLTKTHRVVSIDELKSSPRPEDLLHRPIFCMEHAQEKLRYFCESCEKAICRECTMTSHSTERHKYTQLTDTIDKQTQTIAQLADKLKRKVPVVTQSTKDVEEVTCRLEARAEVAKSEIQKCFPRILKALQDREKGMMSEVENMVQRKSKVLGLQQERLENELKRLTATCNFTEEVLRHGNSVEILVIKKQLCDRLNELITAKFQGDPEENDIIYFSANQDEVLKALENLGQIKTSNAFPAMCTVADDMKCATKGRKSKFTVVTRDHSGAQCSGGGEDVLVDVYTSDGRTVPAEVEDHKNGSYGVTYSPSTAGMHKVSVTVRDKHIQGSPFKVNVLTSGEAYLKFGKKGTEIGEFNGIFGVAVDDEGHIIITDCHNHRVQVFNQNGGFMFQFGRKGEGSGQFQCPTGVGVDPDGRIVVCERLGSRIQIFDRDGMFLHKFSVPDLKASTLAVDANRRIIVADSANRCIHVISLDTGQSFKFGSFGDGNGELNYPCYVAVNSQGHIIVSDMHSHRIQVFDPRGRFMFNFGRKGSHDGELMRPTGVAVGHDGNIIVADRDNHRIQVFSSEGRFITKFGTKGDGDGQLNDPHGLALTPEGNIVVADFRNNRVQLFGQPA, encoded by the exons ATGTTGAAAAATTGTGAGAACCACACTTCAAAGAAACCTGAATTTGTGGGCGGAGCGGGACAAGCTATGCGGGAAAAACTTCGCGCAAGAATACGGCAGAAAGTTCACAACTCGCCGAGAGCAGAGGTTGACGAAAATGTCAATACTTTGAACAAGGGGCCCCGAATGGAAAGAATGAAACGAGAACGAGATGGAACCACGCCTCCGCAG ATTTATCATAAAACTTGGGTGAAAGCGAAACAACAGGCTCCACCAGAGAAGAATCACAAGGACAAGATACCGAATGGCCGCTCCAAAGGAGAAATTATTGAACACATAGCCTCAACCGCCAAAGGAAATGTTGCCATCCAAGAAACTAGCAAAaaggacaaaagaaaatcaGCTTTTGAGAACAGAGGGAAACGAAGACTTGAAAACACTCCTGGAAATATTCAAGGTCAAATTGATGTCGAAAGCGAAACACATAACGTACGGCATAATTCGAAGAGTACCGAGAGAACCAGTGAAAGACAAAGAATGAGTCGTGAAAAAAACACTCATGCTAAACACAAAGAAGATGGGTTTAGCAACGGCATGCTGCCTGGCCAAGTCAAAACTCTCCCGGGATCGGAAGACTTGGATAAACCTGCGACAAAGTCTCAA AAACACGCTACCAAGTCAAGTAAAACATCGTTTTTGTCTTCACTTGTGAAACTAAAAGAAGCTCTGCAAGCTCAGAGCAAAGATGATGATGCCAAAGACATTAAGCAG AGTCCACAAGTAGAAAAAACGCACTCTCTTGGGATCGAAGGCCACCAAGCAAAAAGAGCTGATCCAACCATGTGGAGAATAACCACAACACGAAAGCTGGCAGAATTT GAGCAGAAGATGGCGTCGGTTCGAGATGACACCCATGACATGCATCCGATGATGATGGACAATCCAGTATTTGCCACTGGAAGTTCAGttaatttattttgtccttTGTGTCATGAGATGTTCATTAACCCTCGCCTTCTTCCTTGTCTACACACCTTTTGCAAGAGATGTTTGGAAAATCTGGTAGTTCCAAGGTCAAGTACCCTCACTTGCCCGGCTTGCAGGACAGATGTGATTCTTAAA GAGCGAGGTGTGGGCGCTTTCCCGCCAAATTTTGTGGTAACCACCATGATGGATGTTGCAGCAGTGCGCGCGCATGACAAAAATCCAATCATGTGCAGCAGTTGTGAAGACAAACTTCCTGCGGCTGCGCGGTGCATTGAATGCATGGATTTTCTCTGCCATGACTGCAGGAATGCCCACATGAGACTGAGGCTTACCAAGACACACAGA GTGGTATCTATAGATGAACTCAAATCCAGTCCACGCCCTGAAGATTTGCTTCATCGACCAATCTTCTGCATGGAGCACGCACAGGAAAAGCTAAG GTATTTCTGTGAAAGCTGCGAGAAAGCCATCTGCCGAGAATGTACAATGACCTCACATTCAACAGAACGCCATAAATACACTCAGCTTACTGATACAATTGATAAACAGACACAGACCATCGCGCAACTCGCAGACAAACTCAAGAGGAAAGTCCCTGTTGTCACGCAATCCACTAAAGACGTTGAAGAGGTGACATGTCGCCTTGAAGCTCGAGCAGAGGTGGCAAAGTCTGAAATTCAGAAATGTTTTCCGCGAATTTTGAAAGCATTGCAAGACCGAGAAAAGGGAATGATGTCTGAGGTCGAAAATATGGTGCAAAGAAAATCCAAAGTGTTGGGACTGCAACAAGAAAGATTGGAAAACGAGCTGAAACGTCTTACTGCAACCTGCAACTTTACAG AGGAAGTCCTGAGGCACGGGAATTCCGTGGAAATTCTCGTCATTAAGAAGCAGCTTTGTGACCGACTAAACGAACTCATCACCGCCAAGTTCCAGGGCGATCCCGAGGAAAATGACATTATCTACTTCTCGGCCAATCAGGATGAGGTGCTAAAGGCTCTGGAGAACTTAGGACAGATAAAAACTAGCAATGCGTTTCCAGCAATGTGCACTGTAGCAGATGATATGAAATGCGCTACTAAAGGAAGAAAATCTAAATTCACAGTCGTCACTCG TGATCACAGTGGTGCCCAGTGCTCTGGCGGTGGTGAGGATGTGTTGGTTGATGTGTATACGTCTGACGGGAGAACAGTGCCTGCCGAA GTCGAAGACCACAAGAACGGTTCATATGGTGTAACATACAGTCCATCTACTGCTGGTATGCATAAG GTTTCAGTGACGGTGCGAGATAAGCACATTCAAGGAAGCCCTTTCAAAGTGAATGTTCTCACCAGTGGAGAAGCGTACTTGAAATTCGGAAAGAAGGGGACCGAAATAGGCGAGTTTAATGGCATATTCGGCGTGGCTGTTGACGACGAAGGTCATATAATCATCACAGATTGTCATAACCATAGAGTGCAGGTTTTCAATCAAAACGGAGGCTTCATGTTCCAGTTTGGACGCAAAGGGGAAGGCAGCGGACAGTTCCAGTGCCCCACCGGGGTGGGGGTGGATCCTGATGGGCGCATCGTTGTGTGTGAAAGACTTGGAAGCAGAATACAG ATATTTGACAGAGATGGAATGTTTCTTCACAAGTTCTCGGTCCCAGATCTAAAGGCTTCTACACTGGCAGTCGACGCCAACAGAAGAATCATTGTTGCGGATTCAGCTAATCGTTGTATTCACGTGATTTCTCTGGATACAG GTCAATCATTTAAGTTTGGTTCTTTTGGTGACGGCAATGGCGAGCTGAATTACCCGTGTTACGTAGCGGTCAATTCTCAAGGACACATTATTGTGTCGGACATGCACAGCCATCGTATTCAG GTATTTGATCCGCGCGGCCGTTTTATGTTCAATTTTGGCCGCAAGGGGAGTCACGACGGGGAGTTGATGCGCCCCACAGGGGTGGCTGTTGGTCATGATGGTAATATTATAGTTGCCGACAGAGACAATCATCGCATTCAAGTATTCTCTAGTGAGGGCCGCTTCATTACCAAGTTTGGCACTAAGGGGGACGGGGACGGGCAGCTGAATGATCCTCATGGCCTCGCACTCACGCCCGAAGGCAATATAGTTGTTGCAGACTTTCGAAATAATCGTGTTCAACTGTTTGGGCAGCCAGCTTGA